Proteins encoded together in one Impatiens glandulifera chromosome 1, dImpGla2.1, whole genome shotgun sequence window:
- the LOC124942952 gene encoding zinc finger protein 7-like — protein MEASHEVKEGDYVVVEGPTTGSEPVLNMEALNEHNPVGSSVLDSSSLLEENKVKLPSQKRSFSCDYCNLSFSDFRALGGHQTSHKRERDLVNKEFELRRYYQSPPPAYRHYPYTHHHSPMFSSALNRSSSLRLRYTNRPFPLGFQMGSYTNGPPFNGSNNHSGSNFGSFSSPRSPIMPHNYVPPQPLYSSRFRSFGEYHANINGGGGSGSGGGNNINIAPPSRFPGSISNHGGGVSRYLSETLTPHGNSTMDAGFLNLGNGPVEGDGGGELDLDLKL, from the coding sequence atGGAGGCCAGTCATGAAGTGAAGGAGGGAGACTATGTTGTTGTGGAAGGACCAACCACTGGATCTGAGCCGGTTCTTAACATGGAAGCCTTGAATGAACACAACCCGGTTGGCTCTAGTGTGTTGGATTCCTCCTCTCTCTTGGAGGAAAATAAGGTAAAGTTACCTTCTCAGAAAAGGTCTTTCTCTTGCGACTATTGTAACCTATCTTTCTCGGATTTCCGTGCTTTGGGAGGGCACCAAACTTCCCATAAGCGTGAGCGTGACCTCGTAAACAAGGAATTTGAGTTGCGTAGGTATTACCAGTCCCCTCCTCCGGCATACCGTCACTACCCTTACACCCATCACCATTCACCTATGTTTTCTTCCGCATTAAACAGATCTTCTTCATTAAGGTTAAGATACACTAATAGGCCATTTCCTTTAGGGTTTCAAATGGGTTCTTATACCAATGGGCCTCCATTTAATGGGTCAAACAATCATAGTGGATCAAATTTTGGGTCCTTTTCTAGTCCAAGATCCCCAATCATGCCTCACAACTATGTACCCCCACAACCACTCTACTCAAGTAGGTTTAGGAGTTTTGGAGAGTATCATGCAAACATTAATGGTGGTGGTGGTAGTGGCAGTGGTGGAGGCAATAACATCAATATTGCACCACCATCTAGGTTCCCGGGAAGTATTAGTAACCATGGAGGAGGTGTGTCGAGGTATCTTTCAGAGACACTGACTCCCCATGGGAACAGCACTATGGATGCAGGCTTTCTGAATCTTGGTAATGGACCTGTGGAAGGTGATGGTGGAGGTGAACTTGATTTGGATCTGAAACTTTGA